One segment of Panicum virgatum strain AP13 chromosome 1K, P.virgatum_v5, whole genome shotgun sequence DNA contains the following:
- the LOC120648648 gene encoding uncharacterized protein LOC120648648 produces MAGWLDPVVATHCYIRADTRILRVHLLHSGFRQARLQIPSSQTAMNRQASRRGHRVRHVRLGSLLRLRVRLFGLAAVLVRCLEELNCCPRRWSPATARAHKMLSHADRCPRPGTAERENSFQAEAIADCLEFIKRSYLADDHKTAC; encoded by the coding sequence ATGGCCGGTTGGTTGGACCCAGTAGTGGCGACACACTGCTATATAAGAGCTGACACACGCATCCTCCGTGTGCACCTGCTCCATTCAGGTTTCAGGCAAGCGCGGCTGCAGATTCCCTCCTCTCAGACGGCGATGAATCGTCAGGCGAGCCGCCGAGGCCACCGGGTGCGCCACGTCCGGCTCGGCTCGCTGCTCCGGCTGCGCGTGAGGCTGttcggcctcgccgccgtccttgtCCGGTGCCTGGAGGAGCTCAACTGCTGCCCCAGGAGGTGGTCGCCGGCGACAGCGAGGGCGCACAAGATGCTTAGCCACGCCGACCGGTGTCCCCGGCCTGGGACAGCAGAGAGGGAGAACTCCTTCCAGGCAGAGGCCATTGCCGACTGCTTGGAATTCATCAAGAGATCCTACCTTGCTGATGATCACAAGACTGCTTGCTAG
- the LOC120648637 gene encoding mitotic spindle checkpoint protein BUBR1-like — protein MAAAAGAEEMVAVLDEETLALMGISDAAAVAPPVAVGAEWETFKENVRPLKRGRDVSKLNRALKAQVDPAQRAALLEARRRMIEAIYEYQGEDPLQPWLDCIKWVQESFPTGGECSGLVVLYEQCVRTFWHDERYKEDLRFLKVWLEYAGNCTDAEVIYRFLEANQIGQSHAIYYMSYASLLESKNKLRKANEIFHLGISRKAKPLEKLEAVYRTFLRRSTKKSEHAEQDDTTDDLPIRSFGTNLKRDENRNQQADNSHLGRPRALQRIDVNKPLSVYKDEKSLPNQGIDSTRNKENMSWRTLGTQADRNKENNMMPAKWTCHKVPQKLGARGAVQPTRATSIEVFVDEECAQEPARKVPKSPNPSVLKLRQATSKSIKKETELLKENPLRNFPLSSLR, from the exons atggcggcggcggcgggggcggaagAGATGGTGGCGGTGCTCGACGAGGAGACGCTGGCGCTGATGGGGAtcagcgacgccgccgccgtggcgccgccggTGGCTGTGGGCGCCGAGTGGGAGACGTTCAAGGAGAACGTGCGGCCGCTCAAGCGCGGGCGCGACGTGTCCAAGCTCAACCGCGCGCTCAAGGCGCAGGTCGACCCCGCCCagcgcgccgccctcctcgaAGCCCGCAG GAGGATGATTGAGGCAATCTACGAGTACCAGGGCGAGGATCCGCTCCAACCGTGGCTGGA CTGCATCAAGTGGGTTCAGGAGTCGTTCCCTACCGGCGGCGAGTGCTCGGGGCTAGTGGTGTTGTACGAGCAGTGTGTGCGGACCTTCTGGCACGACGAGCGCTACAAGGAGGACCTCCGCTTCCTCAAAGTGTGGCTGGAATAC gCTGGGAATTGCACTGATGCTGAGGTGATATACAGATTTCTGGAGGCGAACCAGATTGGGCAGAGCCATGCCATTTACTACATGTCCTACGCGTCGTTGTTAGAATCAAAGAACAAGCTAAGGAAAGCTAATGAGATCTTTCACCTTGGTATATCTAG AAAAGCAAAGCCTCTGGAGAAATTGGAAGCTGTATACAGGACATTTCTTCGAAGATCTACCAAAAAGAGCGAACACGCTGAG CAAGATGATACAACAGATGATCTGCCAATCCGTAGCTTTGGGACTAACTTGAAACGTGATGAAAACA GAAATCAGCAAGCAGATAACTCCCACCTTGGGAGGCCAAGGGCACTGCAAAG AATCGACGTTAACAAACCACTTTCAGTATACAAAGATGAGAAGTCGTTACCAAATCAGGGCATTGACAGTACAAGGAACAAAGAAAATATGAGCTGGCGCACCCTTGGAACACAAGCAGATAGGAACAAAGAAAATAACATGATGCCTGCTAAATGGACGTGTCACAAG GTTCCACAAAAGTTAGGAGCGAGAGGAGCAGTTCAGCCAACCCGGGCCACTTCCATTGAGGTTTTCGTGGACGAAGAATGTGCACA GGAACCAGCTCGGAAGGTACCAAAGAGCCCAAATCCTTCTGTTCTGAAGCTCAGGCAAGCAACAAGCAAAAGCATTAAGAA GGAAACTGAATTGCTTAAAGAGAATCCACTGCGCAACTTCCCCCTGAGCAGCCTTAGATAA